The sequence below is a genomic window from Lolium perenne isolate Kyuss_39 chromosome 4, Kyuss_2.0, whole genome shotgun sequence.
TTTATGTTATACTACATGGTCAATGCAATTCGGTTTGCTAGCCAAAAAAAAATTTGGTTGGATATGCCAGAGACAAAAATAGAGAAAACTGAACCCTCACCGTACTAATCTGCTATGGTGGAGGCACTGTCTGCTTTAACATCAGAATCCACATATTTGAGATGACAATCAATTCAAGTTATTATTAACTCTGCAAGTGCACTAGAAAATGGCTATTTGTAAGCATGGTCTAGGATACTATAATTGTATATTTGTGAACTAACCCTTTGCAACCATGCTAATCTATTTCACTTTACAGAAGGATTGCATCGACGAAACCACCCATGCATATCCTCACCCCACTGAAAGTATCAACTACAGTAAGACACATCCTTTATTTCAAGAGCCACCAAAGGCGATCGGGTTGGGTGTTGCTTCCTAAGAGATGTTGATATTTGTGGGTCTCGAATTGCAAAACTACAAGAATATATCTTGCTAAGACCCAGGAAATTAAGTCTTGATATGATGGTACAAGAAATTGTTGAAGGTTACAGCAAGGAGCATCGTGTATGAGTGGTAAAGTAAACCTGCAATCTATTGGTGTTCAGGGCTTCATAGCATCATCCACTGGCCCTCTATTGTCTTAGCTTTTGTAGGAAACTTTAGGAGTTGGCAACGATAATATCCTCTATTCGCACCCATTTTCTTGGTTTTCAAGGTCATCCTCTTTTGGAGTGGTTAAGGAATCGCTGCCTAAAAAATTAGCATCCGCACCACTAAACTGTCGCCGGAATTTTTTTTACCTCGACTATTATTGAAGATTTGTTAAGCCCCTTTTGTATGTTTGAAACAGAAGGCTAGGATCCAGGCTGTATGTGGATGTTTATGAATATCAAAGTGTTGTTTGAACTAATCAGAAAAAGTTTTCTTTCAGTTATACCTGTGTTTTTGCAGCATCTACGTTTTGTGAGACAATAGTACATCCAAAAGGAGAGGTTGTTGAGTTGACAGTTATGACGGTCTAGAACATATGCCTGGAACTTACCACGGAAGAGTAACAAGAAGACCTAGAACTATGCAGATGCGCAACAATGTTGCCTTGTTATCGTGTTCGGTATTATCATGTTGTAGGATAtcattgatttattttgaattttatagtGATTTATGAATTATATATATGCATTGAGAAATGAAATTTgagaacccgtagcaacgcacgggcatttttactAGTAAAACTGTAAATAAGGAAAGTCTCATTCTGTAGGCTGGTATACCTAAGCATGATGAATACTCACTGGTGAGAGTAAATCAGGCCTCCCCAATTCTTGCTCATCTTGTAGCAATATTTTAGATGACTTGCCCTATGGTACTATTGGCCGGGAGATTTCAGGAACTGATAAAGCTCTATGCAGATGCTACCTAGTTAAGATATTCAAAGCGAAGGACCATTTTACAGTTAAACAACGTAAAAGTGTTTAGGGTTTGCGTGGGGTAATGCCTCTCCACGTATCTCTTTATATAGATCAGCTGTGTACATACatcatacaaatatacatgacatGTATAATACATCTAGACCTATTTTAACATTCCCCTCAATCTGAATTTTTACTCTGTACAAGATTCAGATTGGTACTAAAACGGTCTAGCATCTGTCGAGTAGCTGGTTTGGTGAACACATCAGCTAGCTGATCACTGGAAAAGATAAACCTGATCTGAAGAGCTCTAGACGCCACACGCTCACGCACAAAATGGAAATCAATCTCAATATGCTTTGTTCTTGCATGGAAAACTGGATTAGCGGTAAGGTAAGTCGCCCCTAAATTATCACACCATAATATGGGGATTCGCTCCCGAGATACTCCTAACTCCATGAGGAGAGACTCTATCCAAATAGCTTTAGCAGCGCCATTTGCCAATGCTTTGTATTCCGCCTCAGTACTTGATCTCGAGACAGTAGGTTGTTTCTTAGAACTCCAAGAGATGAGATTCGGCCCAACAAAGATGGCATAGCCTCCTGTGGATCGTCGATCATCCACACATCCTGCCCAATCTGCGTCAGTGAAGACACTAATACCAGTCGAGGTCGACTTGCGAAAAAGCAACCTTGTGTTCAGCGTGCCCTTAACATAATGCAGGATGCGCTTGACTGATTCCCAATGAACATCAGTCGGCTGTGACAAAAACTGGCAGACTTTGTTTACCGCAAATGATATATCTGGTCGGGTGAGAGTCAAATATTGAAGGCCTCCAAGAACACAGCGGTATCGGTAAGAATCCTCAATACCTAAAGCGGTGCCAGACTCATGTGAACGATGCTCTGTCAAATTCAGCGGCGTAGAAGTAGGTCTACAATTCTCCATACTCACACGGTGCAAAAGATCCAATGCATACTTCTGTTGAGTGACATTCATCCCCCCGGAATTGTAGGACGATTCAAGACCCAGAAAATATTCCAGTGCGCCAAGATCCTTAATGGGAAAACTGGCAGAAAGGGCACGCACAAGACCATCAACCGCCCCTTGAGTAGAACCAGCAATGAAAATATCATCGACGTACACCAACATGTATACCTGGCCACCGTCCCGAGAGAAAGTGAACAGCAAAGTGTCAGCCGTCGAAGGAACAAAACCCAGATCAGCCAAGAGGGCACTCAAGCGAGCATACCAAGCGCACGGAGACTGCTTCAGACCATAGAGAGCTCGCTAACTTACACACATGGGAGGGATATCGCTCATCCTCAAAACCGGGTAGCTGTTGCATATACACATCCTCTGACAGAAAACCATGGAGGAAAGCATTGTTGACATCAATCTGACGGAGACTCCATCCACGAGGGACACTACAAGAGATAGGACCAGCCGTACTGTTGCTGGCTTGACGACTGGACTGAACGTATCACCATAGTCGATGCCATGCCGCTGAGTGAAGCCCCGAGCGACGAGTCTAGCCTTATGTTTATCAATAGAACCATCAGGCTGTTGTTTGGTCTTAAAGATCCACTTGCATCTGACAATGTTAACACCGGGAGGTCGAGGAACCAAGACCCATGTCCTCGTATGATGAAGTGCAGCCACCTCATCAGCCATGGCAGCCCGCCACGCAGTCTCGCGAAGTGCATCGCGATGGGACACGGGCGCGGCAAAGAAAGCACGTCGGCCAGTGTCATATCACACCGTACAATCGGTGTATGTCTTCTCACGATGAGTGTTGTCGCGGGCACGGGTGACCATGGCGTGACCTGGATCAGCTGCAGGCGTCGCGATCGAGGGGTCAGAGGGACCCTCGAAAGGAGGCGACGCGGGCAGATCAGTGCTAGGTGTCGCCCCAAGCGAAGAGAGGGCCGCAGGCGAGGAACAGGCCAACCCATCGCACGACACTGCGGACGCTGGCGGACCGGACGTGGACGTGGGCGCTGCATGCGGCATCGGATCGCGCGCCTCCGCATGGACGTCGATCGCCGGGGCGTGCACGTCGATCACCGCCCCATGCACGTCGGTCACGGAGGAGGAGCGCTCCGGGACGATTTCCTGCACACAAGAAGGACTACCAGGCACATCAATCGGCAAATGAGATAAGTCATATTTACGCATACAGTCACTCGTAACCGGTTCATCGAAGGAAAATGAAATCGCTTGTTTCAAAGTGGAGACATCGACTGTAACACCGGGAGTGGAGTATGGAAAAACGGACTCATCGAAAACTACATCACGGGAAATATAAATACGGCCCGTGGAATGATCTAGGCATTTGTACCCCTTGTGCATCGGGCTATACCCCAAAAAGACGCACATCGTGGATCGAAAAGACAACTTGCGAGCATTGTACTTCCACAAGCTAGGCCAGCAAGCGCATCCAAAAACACGGAGAAAGGTGTAGTTGGGTTGGACTTTAAGAAGCCGAAAGAGAGGTGTATCTTGCTGGAGCACAGGTGTAGGCATGCGATTAATGAGATAGCATGCGGTGAGGAAAGCTTCATCCCAATACCGAAATGGAAGAGAGGAGTGTGCAAGCAACGCAAGGCTGGTTTCCACCAGATGGCGATGCCTGCGTTCATCAATCCCATTTTGCTGCGATGTGTGAGGACACGAGACGCGACGGGAGATGCCAAGATGCTGGAAGTTGCGGTGCAACTTATGATACTCGCCACCCCAATCCGACTGGACGGCTTTGATTTTGGTGTTCAACAAACGCTCCACATGTGCCTGGAAGGTGTAAAAGACATGCTTAACATCAGACTTATGCTTGAGAAGATAAATCCAACAGAAACGGAAATAATCATCGATAAAGCTAACATAATATTTATACCCTCCCGAGGATGCAATATCTGGACCCCATACATCCGAATGAATTAACTCAAGAGGTGCAGTAGAAACACGATGAGAATTATTATAAGACAATTGTCGACTTTTGGCACACTGACAAGCATCACAAACTGAAGTCTGATTATTGGAAGAACACACTAAATCATTTTGCCTAACAATGGTTTGAATCACATTATTGGTGGGATGATCGAGGCGACGATGCCAATGAGGCGAAGAGGTCTTCACGCCGGAGAGCGCCCGGCGCGACGATGGAGGAAGAACTCGACCAAATGGGATGGGTACAGTCCGTCTTTGCTTCTACCGTGGAGCAGAATTTTCTTTGTGACCTTGTCCTTTACAAGGAAAAAGAACTTATGAAACTCAACAAAAACATTATTGTCGGAGACAAGGCGATAAACTGAAAGGAGGTGATTATGAATATGTGGAACATGAAGGATATTTTTCAGTTTCAAAGATGAACCAGGTAAGGACGAATGACCAATATGCGAAATAGACAAACCTTCACCGTCGGCCAcctgaacttggtccttcccgtgGTAGCGGTCATGAACGTGGAGACGCTCGAGATCACTCATCAGGTGATCGGAGGCACCGGAGTCGAGGTGCTAGTACTGGTCGCTGGAGGATGTCGATGCACAGTTGCCGGTGCACTGCTTTGGATAATAGTGCCGGCGGCAGTCACTCTCTTCATGCCCCCAGATATCACAGATCTAACACTGGGGCGCCACATGCGACGTCCTCCTCCATTGCGGCCATTGTTGCCGCCATTGCCGTCGTTGCGTCGACGGTCTTGGCCACCTCCACCGTGACCGCCAGATCCCTGTCCGTGGCCTCCTTGGATAGGGACATGTTGTCCCTGCGAGCCACCACCTGCAGGACGACCACCGCTAGGGCGAGACGAGTCGCCCGCACGCCCTGAGTTGTTGAAGTAGGGCGAGAAGCGGCGTTAGCCGAGGAGGTCCAGTCCTCGGGATCTTCCTGCTGCTGCTTCTGAAGGCCCTCATAGTTAAACAACGTAAAAGTGTTTAGGATTTGTGTGGGGCAATGCCTCTCCACGTATCTCTTTATATAGATCAGCTGTGTACATACATCGTAtaatttttttttcgataaaggatgtttTATTACTTTAAGAAGCAACAACATCCAACCTCTGcataatgatacgtctccgacgtatcgaataatttcttatgttccatgccacattattgatgttatctacatgttttatgcacactttatgtcatattcgtgcattttctggaactaacctattaacaagatgccgaagagccagttgctgttttctgctgtttttggtttcagaaatcctagtaacgaaatattctcggaattggacgaaatcaacgcctagggtcctattttgccacgaagcttccagaagaccgaagaggagtcgaagaggggccacgagggggccacaccctagggcggcgcccccccccccttggccgcacggccctgtggtgtggggccctcgtgccgcctcttgacctgcccttccgcctacaaatagcctccgtgacgaaacccccagtaccgagagccacgatacggaaaaccttccagagacgccgccgccgccgatcccatctcgggggatccaggagatcgcctccggcaccctgccggagaggggattcatctcccggaggactctacgccgccatggtcgcctccggtgtgatgtgtgagtagtctacccctggactatgggtccatagcagtagctagatggttgtcttctccccattgtgctatcattgtctgatcttgtgagctgcctatcatgatcaagatcatctatctgtaattctatatgttgcgtttgttgggatccgatgaatagagaatacttgttatgttgattatcaaagttat
It includes:
- the LOC127321288 gene encoding uncharacterized mitochondrial protein AtMg00820-like, with product MADEVAALHHTRTWVLVPRPPGVNIVRCKWIFKTKQQPDGSIDKHKARLVARGFTQRHGIDYGDTFSPVVKPATVRLVLSLVVSLVDGVSVRLMSTMLSSMVFCQRMCICNSYPVLRMSDIPPMCVS